TGTGCTGGCGTAGCAAAGGCCTGAAACAGAGTGAACAGGTGCGAGTTGTCCGGGTCCTTGGCTTCGCCTGGCGCTTTGGAGTCGGTGACGATCCGCGAGATCGCGTCTTTCATCTCTTTGGCGCTGGAGAACAACGGGATGGTGTTGTCGTAGCTCTTCGACATCTTGCGACCGTCGAGGCCTGGCAACGTCGCCACGCTTTCTTCGATCAGCGCTTCAGGCATGGTGAAGAATTCTTTGCCCTGGCCGAACAGGTGGTTGAAACGCTGGCCGATGTCGCGGGCCATTTCCACGTGCTGGATCTGGTCGCGACCGACCGGCACCTTGTGCGCGTTGAACATCAGGATGTCTGCGGCCATCAGCACCGGGTAGCTGTAGAGGCCCATGGTGATGCCGGCGTCCGGGTCTTCGCCGGTCTCGACGTTTTTATCCACAGACGCTTTGTAAGCGTGGGCACGGTTGAGCAGGCCCTTGGCGGCGACGCAGGTCAGCAGCCAGGTCAGCTCGGGGATTTCCGGGATATCGGACTGACGGTAGAAAGTCACGCGGTCGACATCCAGGCCACCGGCCAGCCAGGTCGCGGCGATTTCCAGACGCGAGCGCTGAATGCGCAGCGGGTCATCGCATTTGATCAGGGCGTGGTAGTCGGCCAGGAAGTAGAACGAATCGGCATTGCTGTCGCGGCTGGCGAGGATCGCCGGGCGGATGGCGCCGGCGTAGTTGCCCAGGTGCGGC
The sequence above is drawn from the Pseudomonas sp. FP2196 genome and encodes:
- a CDS encoding tryptophan--tRNA ligase; the encoded protein is MTNRTRILTGITTTGTPHLGNYAGAIRPAILASRDSNADSFYFLADYHALIKCDDPLRIQRSRLEIAATWLAGGLDVDRVTFYRQSDIPEIPELTWLLTCVAAKGLLNRAHAYKASVDKNVETGEDPDAGITMGLYSYPVLMAADILMFNAHKVPVGRDQIQHVEMARDIGQRFNHLFGQGKEFFTMPEALIEESVATLPGLDGRKMSKSYDNTIPLFSSAKEMKDAISRIVTDSKAPGEAKDPDNSHLFTLFQAFATPAQADEFRGELLGGLGWGEAKNRLFQLLDNDLGEARDKYHQLIERPADLEDILQIGAKKARAVATPFLNELREAVGLRSFVNQVQVAATTKKKAAKAARFVSFREDDGSFRFRLLAADGEQLLLSRNFADGKAAGQVTKQLQSAQPLDVRSEDLSFSVWLEGQCVGDSPAFADSAARDAAIEALRVALTPVQE